Part of the Epinephelus fuscoguttatus linkage group LG24, E.fuscoguttatus.final_Chr_v1 genome, GGTTGATGAGGGGGGTGTATTTCtagggaggaggaggtgcagggTACCGAGGGGGTGGTGGGTCTGCTGTCCATATTCCTTTTTAGTTTTTTGCCAATAGGTGGGTATATTGTAATCTGACAGAAAGAGGTAGGTTTGCCCCATATACCTGCATTTTATTTACCCAGCACTACATCACTGTTGGCGGAACACATATATTGGGGTGTTTGATTGTCCTAAACCAGATAagtttgagcatcaaacactgaaTTTTCTGTGTTCTGGTATATTTTCATCAGTTTATAGTGTCAGTGTCTTTAACTTTGTCACAACAAAATCCCCTGCTATAGATGTTTTTAATGGGGGGGCACGACATTTGAGGGGGGCATACCCAAAATCCATATGGCTGATGCAATGTTGTGTGCAGTGTTTTGCTGTTGTATgttttgtatgaaaaaaatCCTCATCTTGACAGAAACTAATGCTCTCAGATTAATGTGGTCAAGTAGGTACAAAGGCAGCTTTAAATTTTAATTACTGTCTTAAATTTGTCCTTTGGTACAGTACTTTATTGTACAAAGTCACATTCAGCCCATTTGTGATCTTATATGTAACAAACTGCAGGCATGTAACCTTCTCATAAGGATATTATGTGTGCAGGTAAGATTTGTCTCATGGTTATAAATCTTCAGAAACACTTATCTTTCAGAGGCTGAGGTGGCTCACTGTAAGTGTTTGAATTAAGCAAGAATGCATTTTCCTGCTTACAAGCTGCACTGTTCATTCCTTCCAAAGTAAAATTGTCACACCCTACAGTTTGAGTCCTGCACTGAATaatcaaattacatttttatatttacaccACTGCAGCGTACACAATCAAAAGACACCATTACAgcaaaaactgtttatttcacaGTCTGAGACAATAAAAAGATTTGTCAAAGAGATCAGAGGAATCTTTCCTCAGCAACTcatcactctgctctgcctttGATGCTTGTCTGATACAGATGTgttcacaaataaaaatcaacataaAACTTTGAAATCAGAGTAGTAGATTACAAACTtaacattgtttaaaaaatatagaTTTACATTTTCACTCGTTCTATACCTGGAAATAATCCGTGCTTTCAAACCACACTGTTTGCAGTTATAAAAGGAGATCGAATGATGattttctttcacatgaactCTTTTTGAAGCACAGGCACAGGCATTCAATACAGTTTTACCCTTGACATAAACATATgacacaaaactaaaataacataaaactaTAACAGAAAATATATACACTCTCTGCTATTTCACtcgtcttcttcctcctcctccttgaccttctttttcttcttctttttcttcttttctgttgACTGGAGAGATAACACAAGTCAACACAACTGGAAAATCTGTCAAATGTCATATGAATGATCTTTAAGTTTCCTAACAGATTGTTACCTCTGTTACTGCGACCTCTTCCTCCTTTGACACCTCAGGTTCAGCCTCCTCTTTCTtgtccttctttttcttcttctttttcttgggAGTCTCCTCTGCTACTGGATGTCTCTGCTTCTTCTACaaaacatgcagaaaaaaaaaccactttGAGCATCATTAGCTCCATTGTGGACGCAAAGCCACAAGATTAGGTCCATTCCCATTCTTCCCACCTTCTGTTACTGGTTCCTTTTTGGGCTTTTTGGATTTGACTGCCGGTGTTACAGGCTcttcagcctcctcctcctcctcgacctcCTCAAACTTCCTCTTCTTTGAGGTGGAGGGAATTGTAGAATCTCCAGATGGATCGTACATTCTCACTTCACTGTGGAGAAACAAGTAGGTGCTTAACATCTTTGACATTTACATGTGGAAATACAGAATTATTGAAAAGGGACAGTTCGAGAGTGTTCACCTCTTGTGCTGGTATTTGTCTGCCTTTGCCATTGCTTTGCCTGTTCCACTGATTCTTCGGATCTggggagaaaagaaaatggagaCAAAAATCAGATAAGAAGCAGAGAGAAAGCCCAGAACAAATACCAGATAGATAAACATTTACCTACTTAATCAGCACAGCAAGAATGAAACGAGAAAATGATCTGGGGCCAATATGTAACAATAAACACGAGTGAATGAATTCTTAGTGCAAGGTAAGACTCAGAAGCATTCTAAAAAGAAACTGGAAATAACTTTGAGCAAAGTCTAGGTGGTGTTATGTATAGTGGTAGTTGTGATACCAGAGTAGTTTTACTTACTCCTTTCTCCTCCAGCTGGCGCAGCCTGGCCTCCAGTTTGGCACGGTTCTCTGCTCCCATTTCTGCATTTGTGTCCTCTCCCAGGGCATCGTAGCGAATAGCCAGGGCTGCTTTAGCTGCCAGCATTCTGGAGATCTGGACAAatatgatggaaaaacagagcCCGTGTTTATTTTCCTACCACCAGACAGTGATGATCACTACCCAGTCCAATTACCGGTCCTTCTGAACTTACCTTGCCCTTATTCTTGGCAGTGGTCTGGCCCACTAGGGAGGCATGGTAGATGAGACCGTACTTGGGAGTATCTTTGCGAGTCTTCAGGGCTCTGAAAAGAGCTTTCTCGGCTCCAAGGATCTGCACTGTAGACGCCGGATGCTTTGCCAGATTCAGAAGGGACCCTTAAAAACAGCATGGAGAAAGACAAGTAAATATGCTGCTCCCTCCATCACCTGCCCACTGGGTCTCTTTACACAAGCTCAGATGAGGTAGTGACTTAAAACCATCAGACATTTTCAGGAAAGTGACATAATGTCGTCATCATCACTGCTTGGCTGTATTTCACAGTCCCTTTCTGTGACTCACCTGCATGTGAGATGAGCCCGACCAGCTCACCCACCATTACTGTCAGGTTGGGAGCGATAGCCATCATTCTGTTCTTCAGGTAGTCGTACAGCTGAGCGCGGTATTCTGAAATCTCAATAACCTGTTGAAAATAAAGAGATACAGTTTGCATTACAACTGCGAGCAGAAAAAAGGCCAAAGCAGTTATGAAGTGAAGACCTGGAGCCATGAATTGCGACTGTTCAGATGAGGTAGTGACTGAAAACCCACATGATTTGTTCAGGGTAAAGACAACTGTCGTCATCATCACTACTGTCACTTGTGCTCACgtgtaaagaaaaaacaaagacagacatacCTGATCGCACAGGTGCTTGATGTTGCCAATGTCCTGCTCTGAAACCTCTGTTCCCATGGAGATCTCAGCAGCCAGTTTAACTTCAGCTTCGATTTCCTCTGGAAGGATTTCTGACAGATCAGAGCCAGCTACATTTGTGCGATCAcctggagacacacagagatacCATCATAAATTGTATAGCCTGGTGAAATTTCAGGGAGCTTAGAAAATATGAAAGAATAGATACCATCCAAGCCTATCAAAACTTCAAAAGACATGGGCTTTACCAAGCAGGGGATTTCTggtgaaatgtgtttgtgtgttcccCTTAAAATAGTAAAGTGCaaatacagatttatttttttatttttttttttaccaatatgGCGGACAGCTTTGCAGTAGGCCAAGTTGTCAGTGATGACTTTGCCCAGCTCAGGAAA contains:
- the LOC125884712 gene encoding LOW QUALITY PROTEIN: nucleolar protein 58-like (The sequence of the model RefSeq protein was modified relative to this genomic sequence to represent the inferred CDS: inserted 2 bases in 1 codon), producing the protein MLVLFETAAGYAIFKVLDESKLQQVDSLYKEFETPEKANKVVKLKHFEKFQDTTEALAAATALTEGKVGKSLKKVLKKVVAKEAHEQLAISDAKLGGVIKEKMDLSCVHSPAVAELMRCIRGQMESLITGLPPREISAMSLGLAHSLSRYKLKFSPDKVDTMIVQAISLLDDLDKELNNYIMRCREWYGWHFPELGKVITDNLAYCKAVRHIGDRTNVAGSDLSEILPEEIEAEVKLAAEISMGTEVSEQDIGNIKHLCDQVIEISEYRAQLYDYLKNRMMAIAPNLTVMVGELVGLISHAGSLLNLAKHPASTVQILGAEKALFRALKTRKDTPKYGLIYHASLVGQTTAKNKGKISRMLAAKAALAIRYDALGEDTNAEMGAENRAKLEARLRQLEEKGIRRISGTGKAMAKADKYQHKSEVRMYDPSGDSTIPSTSKKRKFEEVEEEEEAEEPVTPAVKSKKPKKEPVTEEEAETSSXAEETPKKKKKKKKDKKEEAEPEVSKEEEVAVTESTEKKKKKKKKKVKEEEEEDE